Proteins encoded by one window of Lycium barbarum isolate Lr01 chromosome 11, ASM1917538v2, whole genome shotgun sequence:
- the LOC132617755 gene encoding TNF receptor-associated factor homolog 1a-like isoform X1: protein MASSAYEEAGTARSSEGVSSGQQQCQNSEALAEWRSSEQVENGTPSTSPPYWDCDDDDDGGPKPSELYGKYTWKIDKFSQINKRELRSNAFDVGGYKWYILIYPQGCDVCNHLSLFLCVANHDKLLPGWSHFAQFTIAVVNKDPKKSKYSDTLHRFWKKEHDWGWKKFMELSKVLDGFVDADTLIIKAQVQVIREKVERPFRCLDRQYRRELVRVYLTNVEQICRRFVEERRVKLGKLIEDRARWSSFCAFWLGMDQNYRCRMSEERSDSILKVVVKNFFIEKEVTSTLVMDSLYSGLKSLEGQMMGKKGKAKYSDAVEQLVPIVRLEKNMFVLVDDVLLLLESAALEPLPPKDEKGPQNRTKDGTSGDEFNKDSIERDERRLTELGRRTIEIFVLAQIFSKIEVAYQEAVALKRQEELIREEEAATETEQKAKRAPGKEKKSKKKQAKQKRNNQKIKDKVIDEKSAAAELYKTDQDGPICDGTYMNEEPEVVHERPDVLEAVSDVSDSIDCVPEVINPDSDDRDASPVNWDTDSSEVHPSTETSCSGLSDLSAVQNGLAGRRSPSVMDDSSSTCSTDSIPSVVLNGPWTPSNHKKQKSPSRGENQRNKSSCKAADWDSETLSQPLDAVSDVGQSDTSCRAPGSESQSTVLLSSEQRDVKKEVVASPQRKPRKAETERPSKEKSSVQSSLKSPTKDAASAVQQKSQTKTPVTRDPILVKKSSSDGPKLSDKPAQVANSSETAVMLKADPHKTVEPRVKDKPLVQAACVTAGKAPSQHVTVPATTENFKWQQVPVMSRPLSDPLVSGPRPAAPPAPVVSMVQTMPSLARSVSAAGRLGPDPSPATHSYLTQSYRNAIMGSPVSGTPPSFGQPHSPISAVNSSYSQQPPVSGSPASLGQPLSPISAVNSSHSYSQQPPVVSAALFLPQGLERTEPSSVRPSFSYGMVNNGSLQNGLQWDNNRSLSQDHPSASNGMVNNGSLQNGLQWDNNRSMSQDHPSASNGMVNNGVLQNGPQWDNNRSMSQDHPSASNGMVNNCVLQNGPQWDNNRSMSQDHTSASNGMVNNGVLQNGPQWDNNRSMSQDHPSASNGNRNFDMFKAVNSRTHDHLPDSLACASGRGPQSVAAADEFPHLDIINDLLNDDHGIGRASSIPDLGFQSFSSGLQHLNHGFAFPGDIGTPVDLGPSSSSCRFERSRSYHDVFQHNYSGGLYDSASDMIMQQPDPRLMNGHHIDGLVPNQWQMMGSDPSFLGMRNGAIDGSHPYPVPDYSNLACGVNGYGVYRPSNGL from the exons GTACATTTTGATATATCCTCAAGGATGTGATGTTTGCAACCATCTCTCTTTGTTTCTTTGTGTGGCTAATCATGACAAGCTCCTTCCAG GTTGGAGTCATTTTGCTCAATTCACTATAGCTGTGGTGAACAAAGACCCGAAGAAGTCCAAGTATTCAG ATACATTACATCGTTTCTGGAAGAAAGAGCATGATTGGGGGTGGAAAAAATTTATGGAGCTGTCGAAAGTTTTAGATGGTTTTGTCGATGCTGATACCCTCATAATTAAAGCTCAAGTTCAAGTAATCAG GGAGAAAGTAGAACGTCCCTTCCGTTGCCTTGACCGTCAATATAGACGGGAGCTTGTTAGGGTATATTTGACTAATGTGGAACAAATTTGTCGCCGTTTCGTGGAAGAGCGACGAGTAAAGCTTGGGAAGTTGATAGAGGATAGAGCGCGGTGGTCAAG CTTCTGTGCTTTTTGGCTCGGCATGGACCAAAATTATAGATGCCGCATGTCCGAGGAGAGATCAGATTCAATTTTGAAAGTGGTTGTCAAGAACTTTTTCATAGAGAAGGAGGTTACTTCTACTCTTGTCATGGACTCCTTGTACAGCGGGCTTAAGTCTCTTGAAGGCCAGATGATGGGCAAGAAAGGTAAGGCAAAATACTCGGATGCAGTAGAACAACTGGTTCCTATTGTCCGTTTGGAGAAAAACATGTTTGTATTGGTGGATGATGTATTGCTATTGCTTGAGAGTGCTGCATTGGAGCCATTGCCTCCAAAGGATGAGAAAGGCCCTCAAAACCGGACAAAG GATGGCACTTCTGGAGATGAGTTTAACAAAGATTCAATTGAGCGTGATGAGAGGCGTTTAACTGAATTAGGTCGTCGAACCATTGAGATATTTGTTCTTGCACAGATTTTTAG TAAAATAGAGGTTGCATATCAGGAGGCAGTTGCTTTAAAGAGGCAAGAAGAGCTCATCCGTGAAGAGGAAGCTGCTACTGAAACTGAGCAGAAAGCTAAACGAGCACCTGGAAAGGAAAAAAAGTCCAAGAAAAAGCAG GCTAAACAGAAGCGGAATAATCAAAAAATAAAGGATAAGGTTATTGATGAAAAATCTGCTGCGGCGGAGCTATATAAGACTGATCAGGATGGACCTATTTGTGATGGAACGTACATGAATGAGGAGCCAGAAGTGGTGCATGAAAGACCAGATGTACTGGAAGCAGTATCGGATGTTTCTGATTCAATAGATTGTGTCCCAGAGGTAATTAATCCCGACTCTGATGACAGAGATGCAAGTCCTGTCAATTGGGATACTGACAGCTCGGAAGTTCATCCTTCCACGGAAACTAGCTGCAGTGGGTTAAGTGACCTTTCAGCAGTGCAAAATGGGTTAGCAGGAAGGAGAAGTCCTTCTGTAATGGATGATAGTTCATCGACATGTTCCACGGACTCAATTCCTTCAGTGGTTTTGAATGGGCCTTGGACGCCTTCGAACCATAAAAAGCAGAAATCACCCAGCAG AGGGGAAAACCAAAGAAACAAATCAAGTTGTAAAGCAGCCGATTGGGATAGTGAAACACTAAGTCAGCCATTGGATGCTGTTTCGGATGTAGGGCAAAGTGATACGAGTTGCAGGGCGCCTGGATCTGAGTCTCAGTCTACTGTGCTTTTGTCGAGTGAGCAGCGAGACGTGAAGAAG GAAGTAGTAGCTTCGCCACAGAGGAAGCCGAGGAAGGCTGAGACAGAGAGACCTTCCAAGGAGAAGTCAAGTGTCCAGTCTTCTCTCAAAAGCCCTACAAAAGATGCAGCCTCTGCTGTTCAGCAAAAGTCACAGACGAAGACCCCCGTCACGAGAGATCCTATTTTGGTCAAAAAATCTTCTTCAGATGGTCCCAAGCTTTCTGATAAACCAGCTCAGGTGGCTAATTCATCTGAAACTGCTGTCATGTTGAAGGCTGATCCTCATAAAACTGTAGAGCCAAGGGTCAAGGATAAGCCCTTGGTGCAGGCTGCTTGTGTTACAGCTGGGAAAGCCCCGTCTCAACATGTAACAGTCCCTGCTACAACAGAAAATTTCAAATGGCAACAAGTGCCTGTCATGTCCAGACCTTTGAGTGATCCTTTAGTTTCTGGACCTAGGCCTGCTGCCCCGCCTGCCCCTGTTGTTTCTATGGTTCAGACAATGCCATCACTGGCTCGTTCAGTGAGTGCAGCTGGTCGATTGGGTCCTGACCCTTCACCGGCAACTCACAGTTATCTCACTCAGTCGTATCGGAACGCAATTATGGGTAGTCCTGTTTCTGGAACTCCACCTAGTTTTGGTCAACCTCATTCTCCAATTTCAGCAGTTAACTCATCATACTCTCAACAGCCTCCTGTTTCTGGAAGTCCGGCTAGTCTTGGTCAACCTCTTTCTCCAATTTCAGCGGTTAACTCATCACATTCATACTCTCAACAACCTCCAGTGGTTTCTGCGGCGTTATTTTTACCACAGGGCTTGGAAAGAACAGAACCTAGTTCTGTCAGACCAAGCTTTTCATATGGAATGGTGAATAATGGCAGCTTGCAGAATGGACTGCAATGGGACAACAACAGGAGTTTGTCGCAAGATCATCCTTCTGCATCAAATGGAATGGTGAATAATGGCAGCTTGCAGAATGGACTGCAATGGGACAACAACAGGAGTATGTCGCAAGACCATCCTTCTGCATCAAATGGAATGGTGAATAATGGCGTCTTGCAGAATGGACCGCAATGGGACAACAACAGGAGTATGTCGCAAGACCATCCTTCTGCATCAAATGGAATGGTGAATAATTGCGTCTTGCAGAATGGACCGCAATGGGACAACAACAGGAGTATGTCGCAAGACCATACTTCTGCATCAAATGGAATGGTGAATAATGGCGTCTTGCAGAATGGACCGCAATGGGACAACAACAGGAGTATGTCGCAAGATCATCCTTCTGCATCAAATGGAAATAGGAACTTTGACATGTTCAAAGCTGTAAACAGCAGAACACATGATCACCTTCCTGATTCTCTGGCATGCGCGTCAGGACGAGGGCCCCAGAGTGTAGCAGCTGCTGATGAATTTCCTCATCTTGATATAATTAACGACTTACTGAACGATGATCATGGGATTGGAAGGGCTTCTTCTATACCCGACTTAGGCTTTCAAAGTTTTAGCAGTGGGTTGCAGCATCTGAATCATGGGTTTGCTTTCCCAGGCGATATCGGCACGCCAGTTGATCTAGGTCCCTCATCGAGCTCGTGTAGGTTTGAACGATCACGAAGTTATCATGACGTGTTCCAGCATAACTACTCTGGAGGCCTTTATGATAGTGCTAGTGATATGATTATGCAGCAGCCCGATCCGCGACTTATGAACGGGCATCATATCGATGGGTTAGTTCCTAACCAGTGGCAAATGATGGGTTCCGATCCCTCATTTCTTGGAATGAGGAATGGGGCCATTGATGGTAGTCACCCGTATCCCGTCCCAGACTATTCGAACTTGGCGTGTGGTGTAAATGGGTATGGAGTATATAGGCCTTCAAATGGCCTTTGA
- the LOC132617755 gene encoding TNF receptor-associated factor homolog 1a-like isoform X2, with protein MEVIRAGPKPSELYGKYTWKIDKFSQINKRELRSNAFDVGGYKWYILIYPQGCDVCNHLSLFLCVANHDKLLPGWSHFAQFTIAVVNKDPKKSKYSDTLHRFWKKEHDWGWKKFMELSKVLDGFVDADTLIIKAQVQVIREKVERPFRCLDRQYRRELVRVYLTNVEQICRRFVEERRVKLGKLIEDRARWSSFCAFWLGMDQNYRCRMSEERSDSILKVVVKNFFIEKEVTSTLVMDSLYSGLKSLEGQMMGKKGKAKYSDAVEQLVPIVRLEKNMFVLVDDVLLLLESAALEPLPPKDEKGPQNRTKDGTSGDEFNKDSIERDERRLTELGRRTIEIFVLAQIFSKIEVAYQEAVALKRQEELIREEEAATETEQKAKRAPGKEKKSKKKQAKQKRNNQKIKDKVIDEKSAAAELYKTDQDGPICDGTYMNEEPEVVHERPDVLEAVSDVSDSIDCVPEVINPDSDDRDASPVNWDTDSSEVHPSTETSCSGLSDLSAVQNGLAGRRSPSVMDDSSSTCSTDSIPSVVLNGPWTPSNHKKQKSPSRGENQRNKSSCKAADWDSETLSQPLDAVSDVGQSDTSCRAPGSESQSTVLLSSEQRDVKKEVVASPQRKPRKAETERPSKEKSSVQSSLKSPTKDAASAVQQKSQTKTPVTRDPILVKKSSSDGPKLSDKPAQVANSSETAVMLKADPHKTVEPRVKDKPLVQAACVTAGKAPSQHVTVPATTENFKWQQVPVMSRPLSDPLVSGPRPAAPPAPVVSMVQTMPSLARSVSAAGRLGPDPSPATHSYLTQSYRNAIMGSPVSGTPPSFGQPHSPISAVNSSYSQQPPVSGSPASLGQPLSPISAVNSSHSYSQQPPVVSAALFLPQGLERTEPSSVRPSFSYGMVNNGSLQNGLQWDNNRSLSQDHPSASNGMVNNGSLQNGLQWDNNRSMSQDHPSASNGMVNNGVLQNGPQWDNNRSMSQDHPSASNGMVNNCVLQNGPQWDNNRSMSQDHTSASNGMVNNGVLQNGPQWDNNRSMSQDHPSASNGNRNFDMFKAVNSRTHDHLPDSLACASGRGPQSVAAADEFPHLDIINDLLNDDHGIGRASSIPDLGFQSFSSGLQHLNHGFAFPGDIGTPVDLGPSSSSCRFERSRSYHDVFQHNYSGGLYDSASDMIMQQPDPRLMNGHHIDGLVPNQWQMMGSDPSFLGMRNGAIDGSHPYPVPDYSNLACGVNGYGVYRPSNGL; from the exons GTACATTTTGATATATCCTCAAGGATGTGATGTTTGCAACCATCTCTCTTTGTTTCTTTGTGTGGCTAATCATGACAAGCTCCTTCCAG GTTGGAGTCATTTTGCTCAATTCACTATAGCTGTGGTGAACAAAGACCCGAAGAAGTCCAAGTATTCAG ATACATTACATCGTTTCTGGAAGAAAGAGCATGATTGGGGGTGGAAAAAATTTATGGAGCTGTCGAAAGTTTTAGATGGTTTTGTCGATGCTGATACCCTCATAATTAAAGCTCAAGTTCAAGTAATCAG GGAGAAAGTAGAACGTCCCTTCCGTTGCCTTGACCGTCAATATAGACGGGAGCTTGTTAGGGTATATTTGACTAATGTGGAACAAATTTGTCGCCGTTTCGTGGAAGAGCGACGAGTAAAGCTTGGGAAGTTGATAGAGGATAGAGCGCGGTGGTCAAG CTTCTGTGCTTTTTGGCTCGGCATGGACCAAAATTATAGATGCCGCATGTCCGAGGAGAGATCAGATTCAATTTTGAAAGTGGTTGTCAAGAACTTTTTCATAGAGAAGGAGGTTACTTCTACTCTTGTCATGGACTCCTTGTACAGCGGGCTTAAGTCTCTTGAAGGCCAGATGATGGGCAAGAAAGGTAAGGCAAAATACTCGGATGCAGTAGAACAACTGGTTCCTATTGTCCGTTTGGAGAAAAACATGTTTGTATTGGTGGATGATGTATTGCTATTGCTTGAGAGTGCTGCATTGGAGCCATTGCCTCCAAAGGATGAGAAAGGCCCTCAAAACCGGACAAAG GATGGCACTTCTGGAGATGAGTTTAACAAAGATTCAATTGAGCGTGATGAGAGGCGTTTAACTGAATTAGGTCGTCGAACCATTGAGATATTTGTTCTTGCACAGATTTTTAG TAAAATAGAGGTTGCATATCAGGAGGCAGTTGCTTTAAAGAGGCAAGAAGAGCTCATCCGTGAAGAGGAAGCTGCTACTGAAACTGAGCAGAAAGCTAAACGAGCACCTGGAAAGGAAAAAAAGTCCAAGAAAAAGCAG GCTAAACAGAAGCGGAATAATCAAAAAATAAAGGATAAGGTTATTGATGAAAAATCTGCTGCGGCGGAGCTATATAAGACTGATCAGGATGGACCTATTTGTGATGGAACGTACATGAATGAGGAGCCAGAAGTGGTGCATGAAAGACCAGATGTACTGGAAGCAGTATCGGATGTTTCTGATTCAATAGATTGTGTCCCAGAGGTAATTAATCCCGACTCTGATGACAGAGATGCAAGTCCTGTCAATTGGGATACTGACAGCTCGGAAGTTCATCCTTCCACGGAAACTAGCTGCAGTGGGTTAAGTGACCTTTCAGCAGTGCAAAATGGGTTAGCAGGAAGGAGAAGTCCTTCTGTAATGGATGATAGTTCATCGACATGTTCCACGGACTCAATTCCTTCAGTGGTTTTGAATGGGCCTTGGACGCCTTCGAACCATAAAAAGCAGAAATCACCCAGCAG AGGGGAAAACCAAAGAAACAAATCAAGTTGTAAAGCAGCCGATTGGGATAGTGAAACACTAAGTCAGCCATTGGATGCTGTTTCGGATGTAGGGCAAAGTGATACGAGTTGCAGGGCGCCTGGATCTGAGTCTCAGTCTACTGTGCTTTTGTCGAGTGAGCAGCGAGACGTGAAGAAG GAAGTAGTAGCTTCGCCACAGAGGAAGCCGAGGAAGGCTGAGACAGAGAGACCTTCCAAGGAGAAGTCAAGTGTCCAGTCTTCTCTCAAAAGCCCTACAAAAGATGCAGCCTCTGCTGTTCAGCAAAAGTCACAGACGAAGACCCCCGTCACGAGAGATCCTATTTTGGTCAAAAAATCTTCTTCAGATGGTCCCAAGCTTTCTGATAAACCAGCTCAGGTGGCTAATTCATCTGAAACTGCTGTCATGTTGAAGGCTGATCCTCATAAAACTGTAGAGCCAAGGGTCAAGGATAAGCCCTTGGTGCAGGCTGCTTGTGTTACAGCTGGGAAAGCCCCGTCTCAACATGTAACAGTCCCTGCTACAACAGAAAATTTCAAATGGCAACAAGTGCCTGTCATGTCCAGACCTTTGAGTGATCCTTTAGTTTCTGGACCTAGGCCTGCTGCCCCGCCTGCCCCTGTTGTTTCTATGGTTCAGACAATGCCATCACTGGCTCGTTCAGTGAGTGCAGCTGGTCGATTGGGTCCTGACCCTTCACCGGCAACTCACAGTTATCTCACTCAGTCGTATCGGAACGCAATTATGGGTAGTCCTGTTTCTGGAACTCCACCTAGTTTTGGTCAACCTCATTCTCCAATTTCAGCAGTTAACTCATCATACTCTCAACAGCCTCCTGTTTCTGGAAGTCCGGCTAGTCTTGGTCAACCTCTTTCTCCAATTTCAGCGGTTAACTCATCACATTCATACTCTCAACAACCTCCAGTGGTTTCTGCGGCGTTATTTTTACCACAGGGCTTGGAAAGAACAGAACCTAGTTCTGTCAGACCAAGCTTTTCATATGGAATGGTGAATAATGGCAGCTTGCAGAATGGACTGCAATGGGACAACAACAGGAGTTTGTCGCAAGATCATCCTTCTGCATCAAATGGAATGGTGAATAATGGCAGCTTGCAGAATGGACTGCAATGGGACAACAACAGGAGTATGTCGCAAGACCATCCTTCTGCATCAAATGGAATGGTGAATAATGGCGTCTTGCAGAATGGACCGCAATGGGACAACAACAGGAGTATGTCGCAAGACCATCCTTCTGCATCAAATGGAATGGTGAATAATTGCGTCTTGCAGAATGGACCGCAATGGGACAACAACAGGAGTATGTCGCAAGACCATACTTCTGCATCAAATGGAATGGTGAATAATGGCGTCTTGCAGAATGGACCGCAATGGGACAACAACAGGAGTATGTCGCAAGATCATCCTTCTGCATCAAATGGAAATAGGAACTTTGACATGTTCAAAGCTGTAAACAGCAGAACACATGATCACCTTCCTGATTCTCTGGCATGCGCGTCAGGACGAGGGCCCCAGAGTGTAGCAGCTGCTGATGAATTTCCTCATCTTGATATAATTAACGACTTACTGAACGATGATCATGGGATTGGAAGGGCTTCTTCTATACCCGACTTAGGCTTTCAAAGTTTTAGCAGTGGGTTGCAGCATCTGAATCATGGGTTTGCTTTCCCAGGCGATATCGGCACGCCAGTTGATCTAGGTCCCTCATCGAGCTCGTGTAGGTTTGAACGATCACGAAGTTATCATGACGTGTTCCAGCATAACTACTCTGGAGGCCTTTATGATAGTGCTAGTGATATGATTATGCAGCAGCCCGATCCGCGACTTATGAACGGGCATCATATCGATGGGTTAGTTCCTAACCAGTGGCAAATGATGGGTTCCGATCCCTCATTTCTTGGAATGAGGAATGGGGCCATTGATGGTAGTCACCCGTATCCCGTCCCAGACTATTCGAACTTGGCGTGTGGTGTAAATGGGTATGGAGTATATAGGCCTTCAAATGGCCTTTGA